The genome window GATTCCGGGATGGGGCGCAAGCGGTTACAGTTGACGGAAATATTGCGAAGCAACATTGCCCAGCCGGCCCCGCCGGCTGGGCAATGCACCGTCAGCGAGGCACAACCATGTTTGATTTTGATCCGTATGCCGGATTCATCGGCGTCCGTTCGGGGCAGTGGCAATGAGCGGCCCGACCTATATTCCGCCCGCCCATTGGAACCTGGACAGTATCGTGTCCGGTCTGCGCGATGCGCGGGTGGCGTGGCGCGGCCCCCGCGGCCGCCTGCGTGAAGACGCCGGCCTGCGCGAGTTTCCATCGCAGGAAAGCCTGCGCCAGATCATCAAAGACCTCTGTGGGGCCTTGTTCCCAATGCGCCTGGGTCCGATAGACCTGCGCGAAGAGGTCGAAGACTTCTACGTCGGTCATACCATCGGCGCTGCGCTGGATGCGCTCTTGCATCAGGTCCGTCTTGAACTGCAATACGTCGGGCGTCATGATCAGGCCGACCCCGTGGACACTCAGCAACGCGCGATTGAAATCGTGCGGCAGTTCGGCGCCGAGTTGCCGCGCGTGCGCGCCGCGCTGGATCTGGACGTGACCGCCGCCTATCAAGGCGACCCCGCAGCGCACAGTGTCGACGAAGTGCTGCTCTGTTATCCGGGCGTGGCGGCGATGATCCATCATCGTCTGGCCAACGTGCTGTATCGCCTGAACGTACCGATGCTGGCCCGCATCGTGGCCGAAATCGCGCATGCAGACACGGGTATCGACATCCACCCTGGCGCCACCATTGGCCGCAGCTTTTTCATTGATCACGGCACAGGCGTCGTCATCGGTGAAACCGCCATCATTGGTGACCGAGTCCGGCTCTATCAAATGGTCACGCTGGGCGCCAAGCGTTTCCCGCCCGGCGAAAACGGCGAGCTCAAGAAAGGCTTGGCGCGCCACCCCTTGATCGAAGATGACGTGGTGATCTACGCTGGCGCGACGATCCTGGGCCGGGTCACGATCGGCAAGGGATCGACCATTGGCGGCAACGTCTGGCTGACGCGCAGTGTCGCGCCGGGTAGTAACGTGACGCAGGCCAGTCTGGTCAGCGATATGCCCGATTGCGGTCTGGGCGGCTGACGCCGTTTTTGCTTGCGCCTCAGACGCTGCTACGCCAGCTGTGAGGCGGTCAGGACACAGGAGTCAGGATGGATACAGGAGTCTCGGATCTAGCCGCCCTGCGCGGCTTTATCGACCGCCACCCGCGTTTGTTCGTGCTGACGGGGGCGGGAGTCAGTACCGATTCCGGTATCCCTGACTATCGCGATACGGAAGGCGAATGGAAGCGCAAGCCGCCGATGACCTTGCAGACCTTCATGGGCGATGACCTGGCACGCGCCCGCTACTGGGCACGCAGCATGGTGGGTTGGCGGCGTTTCGGCAGCGTGCAGCCGAATGCCTCGCACCGGGCGCTGGCGCGGCTGGAGTCACGCGGCCATGTCACGGTACTGGTGACGCAGAATGTCGACGGCCTGCATGAAGCCGCTGGCAGCCGCGAGGTGGTGGACCTGCATGGCCGGCTGGACGAAGTCCGCTGCATGAACTGTGATTGGCGCGGCGGCAGGCAGGCGTGGCAGGAAACCCTGCAAGACGCCAATCCCGAATGGACCTCATTGGATGCCACGGATGCGCCAGATGGGGACGCCGATCTGGAAGGCGAAGACTTCTCGCGCTTCAGCGTCCCCCCGTGCCCGCGTTGCGGCGGCATCGTAAAGCCCGACGTGGTTTTTTTTGGTGAAACCGTACCGCGCGACCGGGTGGACCGCGCCAACGCCGGGCTCATGAATGCCGACGCCGTGCTGGTCGTGGGATCGTCTCTGATGGTGTATTCGGGCTACCGGTTTGTGACAGCGGCATCCCGCAATGGAATGCCGATCGCCGCGATCAACCTGGGCCGGACCCGGGCGGACAGTCTGCTGACCCTGAAGGTGGAACAACCTTGCGCCTTAGCGCTGGATGCCCTGTAAACCGGCGTTTCATCGGCCGGTTTTTGACCGGTCTAAGCAAGTACCTGTCATATAAGGGTTTTTCGGCGCTGTTACAGACCTTTCCATAGGGTTGTCCACAGGAACTGTGGATAATTCCTAGGGAATACCCCGATATTTTGACGGGGCTTATTGCGCCGCTGTCAAGTTTCAACACCCTCTATTGCGTCCCCCATTAACGCTTTGCGGGCGGCATGCCAACTGCCAGCGTCTGGCGCATAGAGCAGACCGCCCGACCGGTGCGTGGGTTTGTAGGGCGACCCGTCAAAGCGTGCGGCGTAACCGCCGGCCTCGCGGTGCAGCAGCCACCCGGCCGCGTGATCCCAGGCCGTCAGTTGGTTGTACAAGGCAATATGGCAATGGCCCGCCGCCAACATACGGTATTCATGGGCGGCGCAACGCAGCGACGCCGTGCTGCCCAGGCGCGACAGATTGCTGTTGACGGTGGTGCGCAAGGGTTCCGGCAGAGCGCCCGTGGCAATCAGGCCGTCCATGTCTTCGGGCGGCGCCGGCGGCGCCACGGCAAGCGGCACCTGCCTTCCGTTTTCATATTCCATCCAGGCGCCTTCGCCGCGTACGGCCAAGGCGCTGTCGCGGCTGACCGGGTCGTAAATCACACCGGCGATCACGTCGCCGCGGTGACAGGCCGCGATCATCATGCCAAACAGCGGCAGGCCCGCGACGTAGTTGCTCGTGCCATCGATGGGATCGATCAGAAACGCCAGGTCGGCGTCGACCAGCATGTTCAAGAGCGCGGGGTTGCGTGTGGAGGCTTCTTCGCCGATCAGCACCGCGCCCGGGTGCAGCTTGGCCAGCCGGGCTGCAATCAGGCGTTCAGCGGCTTCATCCGCGTCAGTCACCAGGTCGCGCGGCGAACTCTTGCCCCGCACCGAACCTTCGGGCAGGTTGCGAAAGCGCGGCATGACCTCCACCAGTGCGGCTTCCGCCAGGATGGCTGCAAGCTTGCGGGTGTCGTCACGGGTAAAGGTTTTGCTCATACAGACTCGTCCAGGGAACGCGCAAATCTATCACGCCTGAGCGGCAATTGATCGAGATTTGTAAGTCACTGGAATCAAAGGACTTTTTCCGGCTATGCAGAAGTTATCTGCCGGGTTGTCCACAGTTGTTGGGGATAAGCGGGTGCGGACCGGCTTATCCCCGATGCGCGGCGCGGGGCCGCGCAGCCCGGGCTCAGGCGCCCAGATCCACGCACAAGTACTTGATTTCCAAGTATTCGTCGATGCCGTACTTGGAGCCTTCGCGGCCCAGGCCCGATTGCTTGACGCCGCCAAACGGACCCACTTCGTTGGAGATCAGGCCGGTGTTGATGCCAACAATGCCGTATTCCAGCGATTCCGATACACGCCAGATGCGGGCGTAGTCGCGGGTGAAGAAATACGCGGCCAAACCGAAGATGGTGTCGTTGGCCATGGCGATGACTTCCTGCTCCGTTTCAAAGCGGAACAGCGGGGCCACCGGGCCGAAGGTTTCTTCGCTGGCAAAGCGCATCGATTGCGTCACATCGCGAACCACTGTGGGTTCAAAGAACGTGCCGCCCAGCGCATGCGGCTTGCCGCCAGCAATCACCTTGGCGCCATGCGACGTTGCGTCGGCGATGTGTTCCTGCACCTTTTCAACGGCGCTGGCGTCGATCAGCGGACCTTGGGTCACGCCATCTTCAAAGCCGTCGCCGACCTTCATGGCGTTGACCTTGGCCACCAGACGCTTGGCGATCTCTTCGTAGACGCCGGCTTGCACATAGATGCGGTTGGCGCATACGCAGGTTTGGCCGGCGTTGCGGTACTTGGAGGCCAGGATGCCGTCCACGGCGCGGTCCAGGTCGGCGTCATCAAACACGATGAAGGGCGCGTTGCCGCCCAGTTCCAGCGACAGCTTCTTGATCGTGGGAGCGCATTGCTCCATCAGCGTGCGGCCGACTTCGGTCGAGCCCGTGAAGCTCAACTTGCGGACCACATCGCTTTCGCACAGGGCGGCGCCAATATCACGCGAGCTGCCGGTGATGACGTGGAATACGCCAGCGGGCACGCCAGCTTCTTCGGCCAGCACGGCCAAGGCCAAGGCGGTCAGCGGCGTCTGCTGGGCGGGCTTGACGATCATGGTGCAGCCGGCGGCCAAGGCCGGGCCCACCTTGCGGGTGATCATGGCGGCCGGGAAGTTCCACGGCGTGATCGCGGCGGTGACACCGATGGGCTGCTTCAACGCCAACAGGCGTTGACCCGCCTTGGGGCTTTGCAGCACGTCGCCGTCGATGCGCTTGGCTTCTTCAGCAAACCACTCCAAAAACGATGCGGCGTAGGCGATTTCGCCAGCGGCTTCGGTCACGGGCTTGCCCTGTTCGGACGTCATGATGGTGGCCAGATCTTGCTGGTTCTGCATCATCAGCTGGGCCCACTTCAGCAGGATCGTGGCGCGTTCCTTGCCGGTCTTGGCGCTCCATGCGGGCAGCGCGGCTTGGGCGCTGGCGATGGCTTGTTCGGTTTCCTTACGGCCCAGCTTGGGCACGGACACAATGGTCTTGCCGGTGGACGGGTTGTCCACGGGGATCGACGCGCCGGCGCCGGCGC of Achromobacter seleniivolatilans contains these proteins:
- a CDS encoding inositol monophosphatase family protein, encoding MSKTFTRDDTRKLAAILAEAALVEVMPRFRNLPEGSVRGKSSPRDLVTDADEAAERLIAARLAKLHPGAVLIGEEASTRNPALLNMLVDADLAFLIDPIDGTSNYVAGLPLFGMMIAACHRGDVIAGVIYDPVSRDSALAVRGEGAWMEYENGRQVPLAVAPPAPPEDMDGLIATGALPEPLRTTVNSNLSRLGSTASLRCAAHEYRMLAAGHCHIALYNQLTAWDHAAGWLLHREAGGYAARFDGSPYKPTHRSGGLLYAPDAGSWHAARKALMGDAIEGVET
- a CDS encoding NAD-dependent protein deacetylase, producing MDTGVSDLAALRGFIDRHPRLFVLTGAGVSTDSGIPDYRDTEGEWKRKPPMTLQTFMGDDLARARYWARSMVGWRRFGSVQPNASHRALARLESRGHVTVLVTQNVDGLHEAAGSREVVDLHGRLDEVRCMNCDWRGGRQAWQETLQDANPEWTSLDATDAPDGDADLEGEDFSRFSVPPCPRCGGIVKPDVVFFGETVPRDRVDRANAGLMNADAVLVVGSSLMVYSGYRFVTAASRNGMPIAAINLGRTRADSLLTLKVEQPCALALDAL
- a CDS encoding NAD-dependent succinate-semialdehyde dehydrogenase, with amino-acid sequence MTALSHPLSRPELLRDACFIDGKWVGAGAGASIPVDNPSTGKTIVSVPKLGRKETEQAIASAQAALPAWSAKTGKERATILLKWAQLMMQNQQDLATIMTSEQGKPVTEAAGEIAYAASFLEWFAEEAKRIDGDVLQSPKAGQRLLALKQPIGVTAAITPWNFPAAMITRKVGPALAAGCTMIVKPAQQTPLTALALAVLAEEAGVPAGVFHVITGSSRDIGAALCESDVVRKLSFTGSTEVGRTLMEQCAPTIKKLSLELGGNAPFIVFDDADLDRAVDGILASKYRNAGQTCVCANRIYVQAGVYEEIAKRLVAKVNAMKVGDGFEDGVTQGPLIDASAVEKVQEHIADATSHGAKVIAGGKPHALGGTFFEPTVVRDVTQSMRFASEETFGPVAPLFRFETEQEVIAMANDTIFGLAAYFFTRDYARIWRVSESLEYGIVGINTGLISNEVGPFGGVKQSGLGREGSKYGIDEYLEIKYLCVDLGA
- the epsC gene encoding serine O-acetyltransferase EpsC; translation: MSGPTYIPPAHWNLDSIVSGLRDARVAWRGPRGRLREDAGLREFPSQESLRQIIKDLCGALFPMRLGPIDLREEVEDFYVGHTIGAALDALLHQVRLELQYVGRHDQADPVDTQQRAIEIVRQFGAELPRVRAALDLDVTAAYQGDPAAHSVDEVLLCYPGVAAMIHHRLANVLYRLNVPMLARIVAEIAHADTGIDIHPGATIGRSFFIDHGTGVVIGETAIIGDRVRLYQMVTLGAKRFPPGENGELKKGLARHPLIEDDVVIYAGATILGRVTIGKGSTIGGNVWLTRSVAPGSNVTQASLVSDMPDCGLGG